A stretch of Methanotorris formicicus Mc-S-70 DNA encodes these proteins:
- the pstB gene encoding phosphate ABC transporter ATP-binding protein PstB — protein sequence MTKVKIETKNLNLWYGEKQALFDVNIPIYENKITALIGPSGCGKSTFLRCLNRLNDLIPNVRIEGEVLLDGKNVYDKDVDIYELRKRVGMVFQKPNPFAMSIYDNVAFGPRIHGIKDKKELDKIVEWALKKAALWDEVKDELHKNALSLSGGQQQRLCIARSIAVKPEVLLMDEPTSALDPISTLKIEELMVELAKDYTIVVVTHNMQQASRVSDYTAFFLMGKLIEFGETEQIFLNPHKKETDDYISGRFG from the coding sequence ATGACAAAGGTGAAGATAGAAACAAAAAACTTGAATTTGTGGTATGGGGAAAAGCAGGCATTATTTGATGTGAACATCCCAATCTATGAGAACAAAATAACTGCTTTAATAGGACCAAGCGGTTGTGGTAAATCAACATTCTTAAGATGTTTAAATAGGTTAAATGATTTAATTCCAAACGTTAGAATAGAAGGAGAGGTTTTATTAGATGGAAAAAATGTCTATGATAAAGATGTTGATATCTATGAGTTGAGAAAGAGAGTGGGGATGGTATTTCAAAAGCCAAATCCTTTTGCTATGAGTATCTATGATAATGTTGCATTTGGTCCAAGAATTCATGGGATTAAGGATAAAAAAGAATTGGATAAGATAGTTGAATGGGCTTTAAAGAAAGCAGCTTTGTGGGATGAAGTTAAAGATGAACTACACAAAAATGCTTTATCTTTATCAGGAGGACAACAGCAGAGGTTGTGTATAGCGAGATCGATAGCAGTTAAACCAGAGGTTTTATTAATGGATGAACCAACTTCAGCCTTAGACCCAATATCTACCTTAAAGATAGAGGAGTTGATGGTTGAATTAGCTAAGGATTATACAATTGTTGTTGTTACCCACAACATGCAACAGGCAAGTAGGGTTTCTGATTACACAGCCTTTTTCTTGATGGGGAAGTTAATTGAGTTTGGAGAAACAGAGCAGATATTTTTAAATCCACATAAGAAGGAAACAGATGACTATATCAGTGGTAGATTTGGATAA
- the mfnD gene encoding tyramine--L-glutamate ligase, whose amino-acid sequence MIFLYEFAVGGSEDIPKDILCEGKAMFDTLLDQFLEFEEVITLIDERFFGEYKGRENLYIETMKGGDDLTKKIENMLEVSDAALIIAPEDDGVLYNLTKLVENSGVLNLGSSSEAIRIAGDKYLTYESIKNSVKTPRTMPLKKYLIKRRDGCGGEHFIYDENYIIQEFVEGDPYSVSLIVGKKIHPISLNKQYINTNGYCGGETNINHPLKDEIFKECIKAVKKIDGLNGYVGVDVIVGDEIYIIEINPRITTSIYGIKTNPSLAKLLVDNAYGKELEFKVGKGKRFIKKDGEMLFK is encoded by the coding sequence ATGATATTTTTGTATGAATTTGCAGTTGGTGGAAGTGAGGATATTCCAAAAGACATACTATGCGAAGGAAAGGCAATGTTCGACACCTTATTAGACCAATTTTTGGAATTTGAGGAAGTAATTACTTTGATTGATGAGAGGTTTTTTGGAGAATATAAAGGAAGGGAAAACCTATATATTGAAACCATGAAGGGCGGAGATGATTTAACAAAAAAGATTGAAAATATGTTAGAAGTATCTGATGCTGCTTTAATCATTGCCCCAGAAGATGATGGGGTTCTCTACAATTTAACAAAACTTGTTGAAAATAGTGGAGTTTTAAATTTGGGTTCTTCAAGTGAGGCAATAAGAATAGCAGGAGATAAGTACCTAACCTACGAATCAATAAAAAATTCTGTCAAAACACCAAGAACAATGCCGTTAAAAAAGTATTTAATTAAAAGAAGAGACGGTTGTGGAGGAGAGCATTTTATTTATGATGAAAACTATATCATTCAGGAGTTTGTGGAAGGAGATCCTTACTCAGTAAGTTTGATTGTTGGGAAAAAAATACATCCAATATCATTGAATAAACAATACATAAACACAAACGGATACTGCGGTGGGGAAACTAACATAAATCATCCCTTAAAAGATGAGATATTTAAAGAATGTATAAAGGCGGTTAAAAAAATTGATGGATTAAATGGCTATGTTGGAGTTGATGTGATTGTTGGGGATGAAATATACATCATTGAAATAAATCCAAGGATAACAACATCAATTTATGGGATAAAAACAAACCCATCTCTTGCTAAGTTGTTGGTAGATAATGCCTATGGAAAAGAGTTAGAGTTTAAAGTAGGGAAAGGGAAAAGATTTATTAAAAAAGATGGAGAAATGCTTTTTAAATAA
- a CDS encoding 50S ribosomal protein L40e has protein sequence MAFEEAMKRLFMKKICMRCNARNPWKATKCRKCGYTKLRPKAKEPRG, from the coding sequence ATGGCATTTGAAGAGGCAATGAAGAGACTCTTTATGAAAAAAATCTGCATGAGATGCAATGCAAGAAATCCATGGAAAGCAACAAAATGTAGAAAATGTGGATACACAAAGTTAAGACCTAAGGCAAAAGAACCAAGAGGATAA
- a CDS encoding helix-turn-helix domain-containing protein codes for MNNQKTSDQIKKTIENVDTTLINSLASLLSSEVKAKIYIYLRKYGESTVDEIARGTGIYPSTVREIILEMYEEGLVNRKKLEKEGLGKKPYLYSAIPPSEVVKKLSKSLQKKLNDVFILDKKLKKKEIKIPLLPVRIVIDDKEQ; via the coding sequence ATGAACAATCAAAAAACATCAGATCAAATTAAGAAAACTATTGAAAATGTAGACACGACATTAATAAACAGTTTAGCAAGCCTTTTGTCAAGTGAGGTTAAAGCAAAGATATACATATACTTGAGGAAATATGGGGAAAGTACTGTTGATGAAATAGCACGTGGGACTGGGATATATCCTTCAACTGTTAGGGAAATTATATTGGAGATGTATGAGGAGGGGCTTGTTAATAGAAAAAAATTGGAAAAAGAAGGATTAGGCAAGAAACCCTACTTATATTCAGCAATTCCTCCAAGTGAGGTTGTGAAGAAACTATCAAAATCCCTCCAAAAGAAATTGAATGATGTATTTATACTTGATAAAAAACTCAAAAAGAAAGAGATAAAGATTCCGCTCTTACCAGTAAGGATTGTTATCGATGACAAAGAACAATAA
- a CDS encoding DUF367 family protein: protein MPKLFIYHANQCNPKKCTALKMGKLGKAIILKNPYKIPKNSLLLNPYAEKSVSVEDKPIIEKYGITALDCSWKEAEMIFNKVSTKNQRSLPFLIAANPINYGKPCQLSTLEAFIATLYIANYKNDAISLLNGFKWAETFIKINEELLERYANAKNSKEIVEIQKEYLSKL from the coding sequence ATGCCGAAGCTTTTTATCTATCATGCAAACCAATGCAACCCTAAAAAATGCACGGCATTAAAAATGGGTAAGTTGGGGAAAGCAATAATTTTAAAAAACCCATACAAAATACCAAAAAACTCTTTACTATTAAATCCCTATGCTGAAAAATCTGTTTCTGTGGAAGATAAACCAATTATTGAAAAATATGGAATAACTGCATTGGATTGCTCATGGAAAGAGGCAGAAATGATATTTAATAAAGTTAGTACAAAAAATCAAAGGTCTTTGCCTTTTTTAATTGCTGCTAATCCAATAAACTATGGAAAACCATGCCAACTTTCAACACTTGAGGCATTTATTGCTACCTTATACATCGCAAACTATAAAAATGATGCCATCTCTTTATTAAATGGTTTCAAATGGGCAGAAACATTTATAAAGATTAACGAAGAATTACTTGAAAGGTATGCAAATGCAAAAAATTCCAAAGAAATTGTTGAGATTCAAAAAGAATACTTATCAAAATTATAG
- the phoU gene encoding phosphate signaling complex protein PhoU yields the protein MVKKFNEILKEVEEDLMKMVDLCIDQMENAVKAFVEGDRELAKHVRKRDTDIDLMEMKIEERCIKAIALYQPVSGDLRELMTAIKLSSKLEKVGDNASKICKILLKSNIDGNRKNELLIVMKDYLINMLRNAMISFKNRNEELAREVYEMDKRLDDLYEQLYRSMISKIIENPKNLTLYTEIIFTAKYLERNGNIIASIGDRVVYMITGERIKEEELEEKLEKSESN from the coding sequence ATGGTAAAAAAATTTAATGAGATATTAAAAGAGGTAGAAGAAGATTTAATGAAGATGGTTGATTTATGTATAGACCAGATGGAAAACGCCGTAAAAGCATTTGTAGAGGGTGATAGGGAATTGGCCAAACATGTTAGAAAAAGAGACACGGACATTGATTTAATGGAAATGAAAATAGAGGAAAGGTGTATTAAAGCTATTGCTTTATATCAACCTGTTTCGGGGGATTTAAGGGAATTAATGACTGCTATCAAATTGTCTTCAAAATTGGAAAAAGTTGGGGATAATGCCTCAAAAATTTGTAAAATTCTATTAAAGTCAAATATAGATGGAAATAGAAAGAATGAATTGTTAATTGTTATGAAAGATTATTTAATTAATATGCTAAGAAATGCAATGATTTCATTTAAAAATCGAAATGAAGAATTAGCAAGAGAAGTTTATGAAATGGATAAAAGGTTAGATGATCTATATGAGCAACTATATAGAAGTATGATTAGTAAAATCATTGAAAATCCTAAAAATTTAACACTTTATACTGAAATAATATTTACGGCAAAGTATTTGGAAAGAAATGGGAATATAATTGCCTCAATTGGGGATAGAGTAGTTTATATGATAACTGGGGAAAGAATAAAAGAGGAAGAATTGGAAGAGAAGTTGGAAAAGAGTGAATCTAATTAA
- the pstA gene encoding phosphate ABC transporter permease PstA, with protein sequence MSPIKHKAIRMIKDKIFLFVVGALTLLAILPLFHIIISIVEKGLPIIMERGLTFITGTLSEGGIGPAIVGTLMLTFLATLIGLPLAFLAGSYAYEFPNSFIGRTTKMLLQIMLEFPTILVGTFVMGILVVPMGTFSALAGALALALILTPYVAVYTEEAMAEVPKIYKEGGYALGCTRAEVIFKVITKMAKKGILTGILIGMAKVAGETAPLLFTAGGLYEVFPTNPLEPVGAIPLLIYTLVQSPSVEDHRVAWGAALVMLIIFLAIFVPIRYSLSDDIKI encoded by the coding sequence ATGTCTCCCATTAAACATAAAGCCATTAGGATGATTAAAGATAAAATATTTTTATTTGTTGTTGGTGCTTTAACTTTATTAGCAATTCTTCCTTTATTTCACATAATAATTTCAATTGTTGAAAAAGGACTACCAATAATAATGGAAAGGGGTTTAACTTTCATAACTGGAACACTAAGCGAAGGAGGAATAGGCCCAGCAATAGTTGGGACTCTAATGCTGACATTCTTAGCAACCTTAATTGGCTTACCTTTGGCTTTCTTAGCAGGATCTTATGCCTATGAATTTCCAAACAGCTTTATTGGAAGAACTACAAAGATGCTATTACAGATAATGCTGGAATTCCCAACCATATTGGTTGGTACGTTTGTTATGGGTATCTTAGTTGTTCCTATGGGAACTTTTTCAGCTTTGGCTGGGGCTTTAGCTTTAGCTTTAATATTAACTCCTTATGTTGCTGTTTATACGGAGGAGGCGATGGCAGAAGTTCCAAAGATTTATAAAGAGGGTGGTTATGCATTAGGTTGCACAAGAGCAGAAGTGATATTCAAAGTTATCACAAAGATGGCTAAAAAAGGAATTTTAACAGGAATTTTAATAGGTATGGCAAAGGTTGCTGGAGAGACAGCACCTTTACTATTTACAGCTGGTGGGCTTTATGAGGTTTTTCCAACAAATCCATTAGAGCCTGTTGGAGCAATTCCTCTCCTCATCTATACGTTAGTTCAAAGTCCCTCTGTAGAAGACCACCGGGTGGCATGGGGAGCGGCTTTAGTTATGCTTATAATATTTTTGGCAATATTCGTTCCAATAAGATACAGTTTAAGTGATGACATAAAAATATAA
- the tes gene encoding tetraether lipid synthase Tes, with protein MNMKTISLCPICLKQIPAEIKEEDGKIIIEKECPEHGHFKDIYWEDAELYKRFSKYEYIGSIDVTNTDVKKGCPYDCGLCPNHTSTTILANIDVTNRCNLNCPICFANANHTKKIYEPDFEEIREMMKLLRNEIPPCPALQFAGGEPTVREDLPELIKLAKEMGFVHVQVATNGIKLKNLAYLKKLKEAGLSTIYLQFDGITEKPYLISRGKNLLPTKLKVIENCRKVGFNSVVLVPTLVKGLNDDQVGDLIKFAVENVDVVRCVNFQPVSFTGRIDESKRLEQRITIPDFIKLVEEQTNGEISKEDFYPVPFVAPISLFVETWTNTTKAKLTCHQHCGAATYVFVEDGKLIPITRFFDVEGFVELLNEVRMDLTSSKFGKTKAILHIAKELPKLIDKSKAPKNVKLVEMAIEILKDNYDALAKFHYNALMIGCMHFMDPYNHDVNRVRRCVIHYATPDRRIIPFCAYNTVHRKEIEEKFSIPIEEWKKVKK; from the coding sequence ATCAATATGAAAACCATATCCTTATGCCCTATTTGCTTAAAGCAGATACCTGCTGAAATAAAAGAAGAAGATGGTAAAATTATAATAGAAAAAGAATGTCCAGAACATGGGCATTTTAAAGACATATATTGGGAAGATGCTGAATTATACAAAAGATTCAGTAAATATGAGTATATCGGGAGTATAGATGTAACCAATACGGATGTTAAAAAAGGTTGTCCTTATGATTGCGGTCTCTGTCCAAACCACACATCAACAACAATCTTGGCAAATATAGACGTTACAAACAGGTGTAATTTAAATTGCCCAATCTGCTTTGCTAACGCAAACCACACAAAGAAAATTTACGAACCAGACTTTGAAGAAATAAGAGAAATGATGAAACTTTTGAGAAATGAGATTCCACCATGTCCTGCTCTTCAATTCGCTGGGGGGGAGCCAACAGTTAGGGAAGATTTGCCAGAATTGATAAAATTGGCAAAAGAAATGGGATTCGTTCATGTCCAAGTGGCTACAAATGGGATTAAGTTGAAAAATCTCGCTTATTTAAAAAAATTAAAAGAGGCAGGTTTATCAACAATTTACTTGCAATTTGATGGGATAACGGAAAAACCCTATTTGATTTCAAGGGGTAAAAATCTCCTACCAACAAAACTTAAGGTCATAGAAAACTGTAGAAAGGTTGGGTTTAATAGTGTTGTTTTAGTTCCAACATTGGTAAAAGGACTCAACGATGATCAAGTAGGAGATTTAATTAAATTTGCTGTGGAAAATGTTGATGTTGTGAGGTGCGTGAATTTCCAACCTGTGTCATTTACTGGAAGGATTGATGAATCAAAAAGATTAGAGCAGAGAATAACAATTCCAGATTTCATTAAGTTGGTTGAAGAACAAACAAATGGAGAAATATCTAAGGAAGATTTTTATCCAGTTCCTTTCGTAGCACCGATATCATTGTTTGTTGAAACTTGGACAAATACGACAAAGGCAAAGTTAACCTGTCATCAACACTGTGGGGCTGCAACTTATGTTTTTGTTGAAGATGGTAAGTTAATACCCATCACAAGGTTCTTTGATGTTGAAGGATTCGTTGAATTACTAAATGAGGTTAGAATGGATTTAACTTCATCAAAATTCGGTAAGACAAAGGCAATATTGCACATAGCAAAAGAATTGCCTAAATTGATAGACAAATCAAAAGCCCCGAAAAATGTAAAACTTGTTGAAATGGCAATTGAAATACTTAAAGACAACTATGATGCCCTTGCAAAATTCCACTACAACGCACTAATGATTGGTTGTATGCACTTTATGGATCCATACAACCATGATGTAAATAGAGTTAGGAGATGTGTTATCCACTATGCCACACCAGATAGAAGAATAATCCCATTCTGTGCTTACAACACCGTCCATAGAAAAGAAATTGAAGAAAAATTCTCAATACCAATTGAAGAGTGGAAAAAGGTTAAAAAATAA